In Pedobacter sp. SL55, the following proteins share a genomic window:
- a CDS encoding trans-sulfuration enzyme family protein, which translates to MKPETNAIHASNLVKASTGDVTSPIHLSTTYFRGEDGGYPGGHMYSRVSNPNRSALEKIITVLEGGADTCAFSSGNTAGMAIFQALKPGSHIIAPDDMYWGFKKQLLTIFADTLTFDFVDLTVVEEVENYVKANTALLWVETPSNPLLKICDIEALGKIAKKHQLIFAVDSTFASPILQNPIALGADIVMHSTTKYIGGHSDVLGGSLTFAVKNEFFEKIKNIQETGGAVPSPFDCFLLLRSIKTLAYRIKGHCENAEKLASYLNHHPKVEAVFYPGLASHPQHEIVKKQMRGFGGMLSILTKGDADFARKVVNSVKVFSQATSLGGVESLIEHRASVEGPTSKTPQNLIRISVGLEHIDDLIADLEQALGS; encoded by the coding sequence ATGAAGCCTGAAACTAATGCTATACATGCCTCTAACCTAGTTAAAGCCAGTACAGGAGACGTTACTTCTCCCATTCATTTGTCTACCACTTATTTTAGAGGCGAAGATGGTGGCTATCCGGGTGGTCACATGTATAGTAGAGTAAGCAATCCAAATCGTTCTGCCTTAGAAAAAATAATTACTGTTTTAGAGGGCGGTGCCGATACTTGTGCGTTTTCGTCGGGCAATACTGCCGGCATGGCCATTTTCCAAGCCCTAAAACCTGGTAGTCATATTATTGCACCAGACGACATGTATTGGGGCTTTAAAAAGCAATTGCTGACCATTTTTGCAGATACCTTAACTTTCGATTTTGTTGATTTAACAGTAGTTGAAGAAGTTGAAAACTATGTAAAAGCAAATACAGCATTGCTTTGGGTAGAAACCCCTTCCAATCCACTTTTAAAGATTTGCGACATCGAAGCATTGGGGAAAATTGCGAAAAAACATCAACTGATATTTGCCGTGGATAGTACTTTTGCCTCGCCAATTTTGCAAAACCCTATTGCCTTAGGCGCTGATATTGTGATGCATTCTACTACCAAATACATTGGCGGACACAGTGATGTTTTAGGTGGTTCTTTAACTTTTGCGGTTAAAAATGAGTTTTTTGAGAAGATTAAAAACATTCAAGAAACTGGAGGCGCTGTGCCTTCGCCATTCGATTGCTTCTTATTGCTACGAAGTATTAAAACTTTAGCTTACCGTATTAAAGGGCACTGCGAAAATGCAGAGAAATTGGCCAGTTACTTAAATCATCATCCTAAAGTAGAAGCGGTTTTTTATCCTGGCTTAGCTTCTCATCCGCAGCATGAAATTGTAAAGAAACAAATGCGTGGTTTTGGCGGTATGCTTTCTATTTTAACCAAAGGCGATGCCGATTTTGCCAGAAAAGTAGTGAATAGTGTTAAAGTTTTTAGTCAGGCAACGAGCTTAGGCGGTGTAGAAAGCTTAATTGAGCACCGTGCTTCTGTAGAAGGACCGACTAGCAAAACCCCACAAAATTTAATTCGTATTTCGGTAGGTTTAGAGCATATTGATGACTTAATTGCAGATTTGGAGCAAGCGTTAGGGAGTTAA
- a CDS encoding competence/damage-inducible protein A, which produces MLAEIITIGDEILIGQIVDTNSAWMGVELNKIGVKVKQITSISDDANHIISALNEAQQRADIILITGGLGPTKDDITKHTLAKYFNMPLRLDEPTLAHVKAFFEKLNRPMIDVNIKQAEVPDGCTVIKNENGTAPCMWFEHNGKIIVSMPGVPFEMKYLMTEEVIPRIQQRFEMPFIVHQSILTAGLGESFLAAQIADIEEALPLYIKLAYLPKLGQVRLRLSATGTDKAVLLAEVALFTQKIVNRIKKYVVLTEDLPFEKAILNLMGKHNLTLSLAESCTGGYLSHLFTQHPGSSKVFQGSAVTYANAVKQTILGVKETTLMEFGAVSEQTAIEMANGAAANFKTDYAIAITGIAGPDGGTEDKPVGTVWIAVADHKGAKAKMYKFANQRFQNIERSAMAAMMMLFMQLKQDLEVA; this is translated from the coding sequence ATGTTAGCAGAAATTATAACCATTGGCGATGAAATTCTGATTGGTCAAATTGTGGATACCAACTCTGCCTGGATGGGAGTAGAGCTGAATAAAATTGGTGTTAAGGTTAAACAAATTACCTCTATTTCTGACGATGCCAATCATATCATTAGCGCATTAAACGAAGCACAGCAACGTGCAGATATCATTTTAATTACCGGCGGTTTAGGCCCTACTAAAGACGATATTACCAAGCACACTTTAGCGAAGTATTTTAATATGCCTTTAAGGCTAGACGAACCCACTTTAGCGCATGTAAAAGCATTTTTCGAAAAGCTTAACCGACCAATGATTGATGTAAACATTAAACAAGCCGAAGTGCCCGACGGTTGTACCGTAATTAAAAATGAAAATGGTACGGCGCCTTGTATGTGGTTTGAGCACAATGGAAAAATCATTGTTTCTATGCCTGGAGTACCGTTTGAGATGAAGTATTTGATGACGGAAGAAGTTATTCCTCGTATTCAGCAGCGTTTCGAAATGCCTTTTATCGTTCATCAAAGTATACTAACCGCGGGTTTAGGAGAATCTTTCTTGGCGGCACAAATAGCAGATATAGAAGAAGCTTTACCATTGTACATTAAATTGGCTTATTTGCCAAAATTAGGACAGGTAAGATTAAGATTAAGTGCTACTGGTACTGATAAGGCTGTTTTATTGGCCGAAGTAGCTTTGTTTACGCAAAAAATTGTAAATCGTATAAAAAAATACGTGGTGCTTACCGAAGATTTGCCTTTCGAAAAAGCAATTTTAAATTTAATGGGTAAACACAATTTGACTTTGTCGTTAGCCGAAAGTTGTACTGGTGGATACCTGTCGCACTTATTTACACAACATCCAGGTTCTTCTAAGGTATTTCAAGGTAGTGCCGTTACTTACGCTAATGCTGTAAAGCAAACTATACTTGGTGTTAAAGAAACAACACTGATGGAATTTGGAGCGGTAAGCGAGCAAACAGCAATAGAAATGGCAAATGGAGCAGCGGCCAACTTTAAAACCGATTACGCCATTGCTATTACGGGCATAGCAGGCCCAGATGGTGGCACCGAAGATAAACCTGTTGGAACGGTATGGATAGCAGTAGCAGACCATAAAGGTGCTAAGGCTAAAATGTATAAGTTCGCTAACCAACGTTTTCAAAATATAGAACGCTCGGCAATGGCAGCAATGATGATGTTGTTTATGCAGTTAAAGCAAGATTTAGAGGTTGCCTAA
- a CDS encoding homoserine O-acetyltransferase family protein, with protein sequence MSNTYKYPKIFKLESGKKLRNLEIAYHTYGTLNAKKDNVIWACHALTANADVLDWWKGLFGTKDLFNPEEHFIVCANVLGSNYGTTNPLSVNPVTGQPYYLAFPEFTIRDLAAIHQILADHLGIKTVKTLIGGSLGGQQALEWSITGKTEIENLILVATNAAHSPWGIAFNESQRLAIATDRTFFANKPDGGLKGLKTARSIALLSYRTYEAYNETQLESVNDKVTDFRASSYQNYQGEKLCKRFNAYSYWYLSKAMDSHNVGRGRKSIADALKLVKANTLVVGIENDVLFPITEQQFLANNITDAQFASIKCAYGHDGFLIETDKLTNIIGTFLKENAAKNKKVIKLNRTA encoded by the coding sequence ATGTCTAACACCTATAAATATCCAAAAATATTCAAGCTAGAAAGCGGAAAAAAACTTCGCAATCTGGAAATTGCATATCACACTTACGGCACCTTAAATGCAAAGAAAGACAATGTAATTTGGGCTTGCCATGCGCTAACGGCAAATGCCGATGTATTAGATTGGTGGAAAGGATTGTTCGGCACCAAAGATTTGTTCAATCCAGAAGAGCATTTTATTGTGTGTGCAAATGTTTTGGGTTCTAACTATGGTACAACCAACCCATTAAGCGTAAACCCAGTAACTGGCCAGCCTTATTATTTGGCTTTTCCTGAGTTTACCATTAGAGATTTGGCGGCAATCCATCAAATATTAGCAGATCATTTAGGTATTAAAACGGTAAAGACTTTAATTGGTGGTTCGTTGGGTGGCCAGCAGGCTTTGGAATGGTCTATTACAGGTAAAACTGAAATCGAGAACTTGATTTTAGTAGCTACCAACGCAGCTCACTCGCCTTGGGGAATTGCCTTTAACGAAAGTCAGCGTTTGGCCATTGCTACCGACAGAACTTTCTTCGCTAACAAACCTGATGGTGGTTTAAAGGGACTTAAAACTGCAAGAAGCATCGCTTTGCTTTCGTACCGAACCTACGAAGCTTACAACGAAACGCAGCTAGAAAGCGTAAACGATAAAGTGACCGATTTCAGAGCCTCATCTTACCAAAACTATCAGGGCGAAAAATTGTGTAAACGCTTTAATGCCTACAGCTATTGGTATTTAAGCAAAGCGATGGATAGCCATAACGTTGGCCGCGGTAGAAAAAGCATAGCTGATGCCTTGAAATTGGTAAAAGCGAATACACTTGTTGTAGGTATTGAGAACGATGTGCTCTTCCCTATTACCGAACAACAGTTTTTAGCCAACAACATTACCGATGCACAATTTGCCAGCATTAAATGCGCTTACGGCCACGACGGATTTTTAATAGAAACAGATAAGTTAACGAACATCATTGGCACGTTCTTGAAAGAAAATGCCGCAAAAAACAAGAAAGTAATAAAGTTAAATAGAACAGCATAG
- a CDS encoding serine O-acetyltransferase gives MNTAFLNSIIQRQNQQQVVPSNQTIANWAQSLLNLIFPERGASSNYNQEVLKGIFFELKEELQLILKSTKSPDKTFSKGTADTFFKNLPEIYRKLNTDLMALVDGDPAAQSEFEIIRCYPGFFAVAMYRFAHELHLLEVPHIPRIITEYAHTTTGIDIHPAAEIGEYLYIDHGTGLVIGESTVIGNHVKLYQGVTLGALSVDKEQRNIKRHPTIGNHVIIYSGATILGGETFIGDHSVIGGNVWLTKSVPEGSTVYHQAEVKIKEKSS, from the coding sequence TTGAATACAGCATTCCTAAATAGCATTATCCAACGCCAAAACCAGCAACAGGTTGTGCCTTCCAATCAGACTATTGCAAATTGGGCTCAATCGTTATTAAATTTGATTTTTCCTGAAAGAGGAGCATCCTCCAATTATAATCAAGAGGTATTAAAAGGTATTTTTTTCGAATTGAAAGAAGAGCTCCAGTTGATATTGAAATCTACAAAATCGCCTGATAAAACGTTTAGCAAAGGAACTGCGGATACTTTCTTTAAAAATTTGCCAGAGATTTACCGAAAATTAAATACAGATTTAATGGCGTTGGTAGATGGAGATCCGGCGGCACAAAGTGAGTTCGAGATCATTCGCTGCTATCCTGGTTTTTTTGCGGTGGCGATGTATCGCTTTGCGCATGAATTGCACTTGTTAGAGGTGCCACATATTCCGCGTATCATTACCGAATATGCACATACCACAACTGGAATTGATATTCATCCGGCAGCAGAAATTGGCGAATATTTATATATTGACCACGGTACGGGATTGGTAATTGGAGAAAGTACGGTAATTGGCAACCACGTTAAATTGTATCAAGGCGTTACTTTGGGAGCGTTAAGTGTAGATAAAGAACAACGAAACATCAAAAGACACCCAACTATTGGCAACCATGTAATTATTTACTCTGGTGCAACCATTTTGGGTGGCGAAACCTTTATTGGAGACCATAGTGTAATTGGTGGGAATGTTTGGTTAACGAAGAGTGTTCCAGAAGGTTCTACAGTTTACCATCAGGCAGAGGTTAAAATTAAGGAGAAGAGCAGTTGA
- a CDS encoding dihydrolipoamide acetyltransferase family protein, which yields MAQYELLLPKMGESVAEATIIKWTKQPGDHINLDDTILEIATDKVDSEVPSPVEGKLVKQLFAADDVVQVGAVIAIIELADGVEVEINASVPEQAQELKPEPVAETIPGIAQLPTTDRAPQANVDFKSSDRFYSPLVKNIAKEEGLSIEELDSIKGSGADGRLTKEDLLNHIQAKKGGSTSRIGDTLAQARSVVETPVQEKAAQPAPIAASVSGGDEIMEMDRMRKLIADHMVMSKQTSPHVTSFVEADVTNLVLWRNKVKKTFEQRENEKITFTPIFVEAVAKAIKDFPMINVSVNGTQIIKKKDINIGMAAALPSGNLIVPVIKNADQLNIVGLTKAVNDLANRARISKLKPDETQNGTFTLTNVGSFGNVMGTPIINQPQVAILAVGAIKKKPAVLETEHGDVIAIRHMMFLSLSYDHRVVDGSLGGSFVRRVADYLENWDINREIS from the coding sequence ATGGCTCAATACGAATTGTTATTGCCTAAAATGGGGGAGAGTGTTGCCGAAGCGACCATTATTAAATGGACTAAACAGCCTGGAGACCACATTAATTTGGATGATACTATCTTGGAGATTGCTACCGACAAGGTAGATTCGGAAGTGCCGTCGCCAGTAGAAGGTAAATTGGTAAAGCAATTGTTTGCAGCTGATGATGTGGTACAAGTAGGTGCCGTTATTGCAATTATTGAGCTAGCCGATGGCGTTGAAGTAGAAATAAATGCGTCTGTTCCTGAACAAGCTCAAGAACTAAAACCTGAGCCAGTTGCCGAAACCATTCCTGGAATTGCTCAGTTGCCAACTACAGATAGAGCACCTCAAGCAAATGTAGATTTTAAATCTTCGGACAGGTTTTATTCGCCTTTGGTAAAAAATATTGCCAAAGAAGAAGGTTTGTCTATCGAAGAACTAGATAGTATTAAAGGTTCTGGAGCCGATGGCCGTTTAACCAAAGAAGACTTACTGAACCATATACAAGCTAAAAAGGGAGGCTCTACTTCTAGAATTGGCGATACTTTAGCGCAGGCAAGATCTGTTGTAGAGACACCTGTGCAAGAGAAAGCTGCTCAACCCGCTCCAATAGCTGCTAGTGTAAGCGGTGGCGATGAAATTATGGAGATGGACAGAATGCGTAAACTGATTGCCGATCACATGGTAATGAGTAAGCAAACTTCTCCACACGTAACTTCGTTTGTAGAGGCAGATGTAACTAATTTGGTGCTTTGGCGGAATAAGGTGAAAAAGACTTTTGAGCAACGTGAAAATGAGAAGATTACCTTCACGCCAATCTTTGTTGAAGCAGTAGCTAAAGCAATTAAAGACTTTCCTATGATTAACGTTTCTGTGAACGGAACGCAAATCATCAAAAAGAAAGATATCAATATCGGTATGGCGGCGGCATTGCCTTCCGGTAATTTAATTGTGCCGGTAATTAAAAATGCTGATCAATTGAATATCGTAGGTTTAACCAAAGCGGTAAATGATTTGGCTAACAGAGCTCGTATTTCTAAACTTAAGCCAGACGAAACCCAAAATGGAACTTTTACCTTAACTAATGTGGGTTCTTTTGGTAATGTAATGGGTACGCCAATTATTAACCAGCCACAAGTAGCTATTTTAGCAGTTGGTGCCATTAAAAAGAAACCAGCAGTTTTAGAAACCGAACACGGCGATGTAATTGCCATTAGACACATGATGTTCCTTTCGCTTTCTTATGACCATAGAGTGGTTGATGGTTCGTTAGGTGGTTCTTTTGTACGCCGAGTGGCAGATTATTTAGAAAATTGGGACATCAACAGAGAAATTTCTTAA
- a CDS encoding lipocalin family protein, giving the protein MKKLILAIALFSASLMVLESCSPKTTTGAPAVRRGNVTGNWMLNNITFEGIPDVAVRSFLGESSYKCFVGSIWRLTNSGNGSYSLPASASCSAKTQNIFWSVSTADETFQFKKLYEGEKARNIIEGYRLVLAGADESTMMIKSPIEYSGKTAYVVMNFVKAVN; this is encoded by the coding sequence ATGAAAAAATTAATTTTAGCTATTGCTTTATTCTCTGCATCGTTAATGGTGTTAGAAAGTTGTTCTCCAAAAACTACAACAGGGGCGCCTGCCGTTAGGAGAGGTAATGTTACAGGTAACTGGATGTTGAACAACATTACTTTCGAAGGTATTCCTGATGTGGCAGTAAGATCATTTTTAGGAGAAAGCTCTTATAAATGTTTTGTTGGTAGTATTTGGAGGTTAACCAACAGCGGAAATGGTAGCTATAGCTTACCTGCTAGCGCAAGTTGTTCTGCTAAAACACAAAATATTTTTTGGTCGGTAAGCACAGCTGATGAAACTTTCCAATTTAAAAAATTATACGAAGGTGAAAAGGCTAGAAATATAATCGAAGGTTATCGTTTAGTATTGGCTGGTGCTGATGAAAGTACAATGATGATCAAATCTCCGATAGAATACAGTGGTAAAACCGCTTACGTTGTAATGAACTTCGTAAAAGCAGTAAACTAA
- a CDS encoding SDR family oxidoreductase — protein MEQNIDPKKMFSAPPFDTPYQDYPGTENKMEPKADHGEESYVGYGRFKDRKVIVTGGDSGIGKAVAIAFAREGADVLISYLSDEEDEDAEDTASFVRKAGRKAMLMKGDITSEKHCKAIVDNAVAEFGHIDVLINNAAFHISRKSIEDIPTYEWNLTFDTNVNALFYLCKAAVPHMPKGSSIINTTSVVAFDPSEDLLPYSATKSAVVNLTANLSQILLKQDKGIRVNAVAPGPVWTPLIPATKFNVENFGKNTAMERPGQPVEIAPAFLFLASADASFISGAVLPVTGGRITI, from the coding sequence ATGGAGCAAAATATAGATCCAAAAAAGATGTTTTCTGCACCGCCATTTGATACACCATACCAGGATTATCCGGGCACTGAAAATAAAATGGAGCCAAAGGCCGATCATGGAGAGGAAAGTTATGTAGGCTATGGTAGATTTAAGGATAGAAAAGTTATTGTTACTGGCGGAGATTCTGGTATAGGAAAGGCAGTAGCCATTGCGTTTGCTAGAGAAGGTGCCGATGTATTGATCAGCTATCTTTCGGATGAAGAAGATGAAGATGCCGAAGATACGGCTTCGTTTGTTAGAAAAGCAGGAAGAAAAGCAATGCTGATGAAAGGCGACATTACAAGTGAAAAGCACTGTAAGGCAATTGTAGATAATGCTGTGGCAGAGTTCGGGCATATAGATGTACTTATCAATAATGCTGCTTTTCATATCAGTAGAAAATCGATAGAGGATATTCCCACTTACGAATGGAATTTGACGTTTGATACCAACGTAAATGCCCTATTTTATTTATGTAAGGCAGCAGTTCCTCACATGCCAAAAGGAAGTAGCATCATTAATACTACTTCTGTTGTCGCTTTTGATCCCTCAGAAGATTTATTACCATACTCTGCCACTAAAAGTGCAGTAGTTAACTTAACCGCAAACTTAAGTCAGATACTTTTAAAGCAAGATAAAGGAATTAGGGTAAATGCTGTTGCACCAGGCCCTGTATGGACACCATTAATTCCAGCTACAAAATTCAACGTTGAAAATTTTGGTAAAAACACGGCAATGGAGCGTCCAGGGCAACCAGTTGAAATAGCGCCAGCGTTTTTGTTTCTAGCATCCGCTGATGCAAGTTTTATCTCGGGTGCGGTATTACCAGTAACTGGCGGTAGAATTACGATTTAG
- a CDS encoding homoserine dehydrogenase has translation MSKKLKIGLFGFGVVGQGLHDIIKAQNLNLEIVKIAIKNPEKRRTLDAHLFTTSHDEILDNPEINTIVELIDDADAAYTITKKALSNGKNVVSANKKMIATHLEELVKLQEEHGTSLLYEGAVCGSIPIIRNLEEYYDNELLHGISGIFNGSSNYILSKIFNEGASYEAALKEAQDLGFAETNPILDVGGYDPKFKLTIATAHAYGLFLNPDKILNIGIQNLSDADIQYAKEKNYKIKLVPTTRKISTKQVITFVLPKFVKSDDFLYNVENEYNGVTVQAAFADKQFFFGKGAGGHPTGAAVLSDIAALRYDYRYEYKKYKQQNGLIHTDKVSLEVYLRYQHEYTVEKLQIENISERFSRNDYKYVIGSVSLKSLLENKDILVNKDVFIAQTGRISYSEQDIKAIAEEGELVN, from the coding sequence ATGAGCAAGAAACTTAAAATAGGATTATTTGGATTTGGCGTAGTTGGCCAAGGGCTACACGATATCATAAAGGCACAAAACCTAAATCTAGAAATTGTTAAAATAGCCATCAAAAACCCTGAAAAACGCAGAACCTTAGATGCGCATCTTTTCACAACCTCACATGATGAAATTTTAGACAATCCCGAAATCAACACCATTGTAGAGTTAATTGACGATGCCGATGCGGCTTATACAATCACCAAAAAAGCATTGAGCAATGGAAAAAACGTAGTATCGGCCAATAAAAAAATGATTGCTACCCATTTAGAAGAGTTGGTAAAGCTGCAAGAAGAACACGGCACTTCGCTGCTATATGAAGGCGCTGTTTGCGGCAGTATCCCAATCATCAGAAACTTAGAAGAATATTACGACAATGAATTGCTACACGGCATCAGCGGCATCTTTAACGGTTCTTCTAACTACATTTTATCGAAGATATTTAACGAAGGCGCTAGTTACGAAGCTGCTTTAAAAGAAGCACAGGATTTAGGTTTTGCAGAAACTAACCCTATTTTAGATGTGGGTGGTTACGATCCTAAGTTCAAATTAACCATTGCTACAGCACACGCTTATGGCCTATTCTTAAATCCAGATAAGATTTTGAACATTGGTATCCAAAATTTAAGCGATGCTGATATCCAATACGCAAAAGAAAAAAACTACAAAATTAAATTGGTGCCAACTACTAGAAAAATCAGCACCAAACAGGTAATTACGTTTGTATTACCAAAGTTTGTAAAAAGCGACGATTTCTTGTACAACGTAGAAAACGAATACAATGGGGTAACGGTGCAAGCTGCTTTTGCCGATAAACAATTCTTCTTTGGTAAAGGAGCTGGAGGCCACCCTACTGGTGCTGCTGTACTTTCGGATATTGCTGCATTGCGTTACGATTATCGTTACGAATACAAAAAATACAAACAACAAAATGGCTTAATCCATACAGATAAAGTTAGCTTGGAAGTTTACTTACGTTACCAACACGAATACACGGTAGAGAAACTACAAATCGAAAATATTTCGGAGCGTTTTTCACGTAACGACTACAAATATGTAATTGGCAGCGTAAGCCTGAAAAGTCTTTTAGAAAACAAAGATATTTTGGTAAACAAAGATGTTTTTATTGCCCAAACTGGCCGAATTAGCTATAGCGAACAAGATATTAAAGCTATAGCCGAAGAAGGAGAATTAGTAAATTAA
- the cysM gene encoding cysteine synthase CysM: MKTIIDCIGNTPLAEIRYLNTNPNVKIYAKLEGNNPGGSVKDRAALNMIRSAMERGDVDKNTKLIEATSGNTGIALAMIASIYGIEIELVMPASSTRERTLTMEAFGAKVTLLENIEVCRDYAEEKGTQPGYFLLNQFANPDNYLAHYKTTGPEIWEETQGKITHFVSSMGTTGSIMGNSRYLKEQNTDIQIVGCQPTEESSIPGIRRWPIEYLPKIYEPERVDRIMDVSQQDATLAARTLARKEGIFAGMSSGGALHCALQLAEELESGLIVFIACDRGDRYLSSDLFG, from the coding sequence ATGAAAACCATTATAGATTGCATCGGCAATACGCCACTGGCGGAAATTAGATATCTGAATACCAATCCCAACGTCAAAATTTACGCTAAGCTTGAAGGAAATAATCCAGGTGGAAGTGTGAAAGACAGGGCTGCATTGAACATGATCCGTAGTGCGATGGAAAGAGGCGATGTAGATAAAAACACCAAGCTGATTGAAGCAACCAGTGGAAACACAGGGATTGCCTTAGCCATGATTGCATCCATTTACGGAATTGAGATTGAGTTGGTAATGCCAGCAAGTTCTACCAGAGAACGCACCTTAACCATGGAAGCTTTTGGCGCTAAAGTTACTTTGTTAGAAAATATTGAAGTTTGTAGAGATTATGCAGAAGAAAAGGGAACACAGCCTGGTTATTTTTTGCTGAACCAATTTGCCAATCCTGATAATTACTTGGCGCATTATAAAACTACAGGTCCAGAAATTTGGGAAGAAACCCAAGGTAAGATTACTCATTTTGTGAGTAGCATGGGTACTACAGGTAGTATCATGGGAAATTCAAGATATTTGAAAGAGCAAAATACGGATATTCAGATTGTAGGTTGCCAACCGACAGAAGAATCATCCATTCCAGGTATTCGTAGATGGCCAATTGAATATTTACCAAAGATTTATGAGCCTGAAAGAGTAGACAGAATTATGGATGTTTCTCAGCAAGATGCAACCTTAGCTGCTAGGACTTTAGCTAGGAAAGAAGGTATTTTTGCTGGTATGAGCAGTGGCGGTGCATTGCATTGTGCCTTGCAACTAGCCGAAGAATTGGAAAGCGGCTTGATTGTTTTTATTGCTTGCGATAGGGGAGATCGGTATTTGAGTAGCGATTTGTTTGGGTAA